Sequence from the Christiangramia fulva genome:
GAATCTGAAACTATAGATGTAGGAGCGGATATAGGAATCTTTAATGATAGGATCTTTACCTCCCTTGATTATTATGTGAAAACGAACTCTGATCTTTTACTCAATGTACCGGTTCCTACAGCATCTGGTTTTTCAAATACCGTAACCAATATCGGTAAGGTTGAGAATCGTGGATGGGAACTGGAATTAACAACAAGGAACTTTGTAGGTGACTTCAGGTGGACTTCCAACTTCAATTTGAGTCATAACTCCAATGAAGTGAAACAACTGGGTCCTGATAACTCTCCCATTCTGGGTGGTTCCTTCGATATTCAGCACAATATCCTTATGGTCGGAGAGCCATTGTACAGCCTTTATCTTGTTCATCAGGACGGAATACTTTCGCGGGAAGATATTGACAATGGTGCAGCTCTTTACGGGAATCAGACGGTCGGGGATCCTAAGTATGTCGATGCAAACGGCGATGGGGTAATAAGCCCTGCCGATCGTCAACTTTCAGGACATCCAAATCCCGATTATGTTTGGGGGGTTAGTAACAGTCTATACTATCAAGGATTTGATCTGAGTGTTCTCGTGCAGGGACAAACCGGCGGAAAGATATATTCAACTTTCGGTAGGGCGATAGACCGTACCGGAATGGGCTTTAATCAGAACGTGCTGGGAACACACCGTAACAGGTGGAGATCACCAGAAAATCCAGGAAACGGAGAAGATGGTAAGGCCAACTCTAACTTTGGAAGGATTAAGAATACAGATTGGTTATATCCTTCAGATTATTGGAGAATCAGAAATATTACCCTTGGTTATGCTTTGGGAGAGAAATTGAACTCAGATGTTTTTAAAGCTTTCAGGATTTATGTCAGCGCTGAAAATTACTTTGGAGGCGATAAATATGTTGGAGGTTTTAACCCGGAAGCGGTAAACAACAATGGTGACGATTATGGCGCATTTCCCCTGTCAAAATCAATTGTTACCGGTGTTAATATAACTTTTTAAAAAAATGATGATGAAAAATATAAGTTTTGTAGCAATTATTTCTTTACTACTGCTTTCCTGTTCAAAGGAACTCGATCAAACCCCAATTTCGGAGGTTGGAAGTAACAACTTCTACAAAAACACCGAAGATTTTGAAGATGCAGTAACTGGTATTTACAGTACTTTAGATATTTACCCAAATGAGCAGTTCTATCTTTCAGAAATGCGATCAGATAATCTCTATGGTGTTACTGAAACTGGCGTAAGGCCTTATGAAAAGATTAATAATTTTGATCTTACAATCGCCACGAACGAAGACGTTTCAAGGGAATGGGATAATGACTATACGGGAATCATGCGAGCTAACACGGTGTTGGATGAGATAAGCGAAGATGCTGTGCCCGATGCCAATATTCGTAACCGCATGATCGCCGAAGCAAAATTTCTGCGCGCTTTCTTTTATTTTGATCTGGTGAGACTTTATGGGAAAGTGCCAATTTTAGATCATGTTTATACCCCTACTGAAACCTTAAATATCTCGAGAAGCCCGGTGTCAGAAGTTTATGATTTAATCATCTCGGACCTAAATGAGGCGGTGTTGAATCTTCCTGAAAGTTATCCTAATAATCTGGTAGGAAAAGCGACTTCCTGGGCGGCAAAAGCCCTTCTTGGAAAGGTTTATCTTACTCGTTCGGGGCCAACTTACGGAATTGAAGGACCTGGTTTGGACAGTGGGGAGTATGATAAGGCGCTTGCTTTATTCAATGATATTATAGTTAATGGGCCTTTTGGCTTTGTAGATGATTATCCTGCAATCTTTGCCTATGATAATGAACATAACCCTGAAATTATTTTTGATATTGAGTTCATTACAGGTGGAACTGGAGCAGGTGCATCCTATCCTTCTATAAGCGTTCCTAATGGCTATCTGGAAGCCAATGATGTGGGCTTCCCCAATGGGGAAGATCGTAAAGAAGTTTCCGCCGATCTGATTGCTGCCTACCCCGATGGCGACATTCGGGTAGATTTCAACATTTTGATGGGTTATACCGATCAAAATGACCATTTTAATCCTTCGCCTTTCTTTGTGAAGTTCATCAATCTAAATGAGGCAGGTCAGGATCGCTTTGATTGGGGCTTGAATTACCCGGTGATAAGATATACTGATATTCTTTTGATGAAAGCTGAAGCTATTCTGATGGGTAATGCGGGGAATTCTGCCGATGTTGATAATATTATTAATTTAGTTCGGAAACGTGCTGGATTGGATGATGTTACGAATGTCGATCTCGATATGTATCTTGCTGAGAGAAGAAGGGAATTTGCTTCTGAAAGTAAAAGGTGGTATTCCCTGGTGCGTACCGGTAAAGTATTAGAAGTTATGAATGCCTGGATTCCTGAAGAGGATGTGCAAAATCGCATGAATCTTATGGATGCCAACCAAATTATATATCCTATACCTTCAGACCAAATTACCGTCAAGGAAGGCCTATATGAGCAAAATCCTGGTTATAATTAAAAAATCATTAAGAGTTTCTATTTAGTTTTGTTTGGTTTGAGCGCCACCGTCCTTGCGGTGGCGTTTGGGTTTTACTAGTAACTACAAGACAGTGCAGGATACAAGAGGTTCTTAAAAAGGATATTTTTGGTAATAACACTACATTTCTTATTCTTTTGATATTATACAGAAAAGGTGATGGAAGCTTAGCGCCAGAGTATTATTTTATACCATCCCGTTATATGTGTTTTAAAGAATATTGTGGGATCATCAATTTCACTTATTTTTAACAAACCAATCCAGATGATAAGAAGTTACAGAATTTCCTTTTTAGGATCAGTTGTCTTGTTCTTGCTGTTTATCCTAACAACGCAATGCTGTCAAAATAATGCTAAAGAAGAAGTGCCGGTGAGAGAAAAGATCCAAAGACCAAATATTCTTCTGATAATAGCTGATGATGCAGGTTGGAATGATATGAGCTTTCATGGCTCAGAAATAAAAACTCCAAATATCGATAAGCTCGCAAAAAACGGAATACAATTATCCAGATTTTACGTAAGTCCCACCTGTTCACCTTCACGGGCGACTTTACTTACCGGTATTCCTGCCAGCCGATTGGGCATTGTTGCGCCAATTAGCGGGAAAAGTGAAAAAAGCCTGCCTGATTCTATTGTAACTCTTCCGCAGGCATTAAAAAGTGCGGGATACAAAACTGCCCTTCTGGGGAAGTGGCATTTAGGGTTAAAACCTCAAAGTGGTCCCTCGGCCTACGGCTTTGATTATTCTTACGGATTTTTACATGGTCAAATAGATCAATATGCACATACCTATAAAAACGGGGATTCCAGTTGGCATAGAAACGGCAAATTTATAACCGAGCTGGGCCATGCTACAGACTTGATCACTAAAGAAGCTATTCGTT
This genomic interval carries:
- a CDS encoding RagB/SusD family nutrient uptake outer membrane protein, giving the protein MMMKNISFVAIISLLLLSCSKELDQTPISEVGSNNFYKNTEDFEDAVTGIYSTLDIYPNEQFYLSEMRSDNLYGVTETGVRPYEKINNFDLTIATNEDVSREWDNDYTGIMRANTVLDEISEDAVPDANIRNRMIAEAKFLRAFFYFDLVRLYGKVPILDHVYTPTETLNISRSPVSEVYDLIISDLNEAVLNLPESYPNNLVGKATSWAAKALLGKVYLTRSGPTYGIEGPGLDSGEYDKALALFNDIIVNGPFGFVDDYPAIFAYDNEHNPEIIFDIEFITGGTGAGASYPSISVPNGYLEANDVGFPNGEDRKEVSADLIAAYPDGDIRVDFNILMGYTDQNDHFNPSPFFVKFINLNEAGQDRFDWGLNYPVIRYTDILLMKAEAILMGNAGNSADVDNIINLVRKRAGLDDVTNVDLDMYLAERRREFASESKRWYSLVRTGKVLEVMNAWIPEEDVQNRMNLMDANQIIYPIPSDQITVKEGLYEQNPGYN